One Bacteroidota bacterium DNA window includes the following coding sequences:
- a CDS encoding nitrilase yields the protein MNKIKISTAQFENRSGDKPYNLSVIERLSQKASSEGSNIIAFHECSITGYTFARNLSKEQMLDLAEFIPHGESVLKLIGIAGKYNIAILAGLFEKDENDNLFKAYVCVDKNGLVAKYRKLHPFINPYLTPGNNYCVFELDGWKCGILICYDNNIIENVRATTLLGADIIFMPHVTMCTPSTRPGAGFVNPKLWTNREADPTSLRLEFDGMKGRDWLMKWLPSRAYDNAVYVIFSNPIGMDDDQLKNGCSMIIDPFGDILAECRTFDDSFVTATITPEKLIQAGGHRYIKARRPELYSDIIGKAHESEQKVVWLHTDEKK from the coding sequence ATGAACAAAATAAAAATATCGACAGCTCAGTTTGAAAACAGAAGTGGTGACAAACCCTATAACCTCTCTGTTATTGAAAGACTTTCTCAAAAAGCATCAAGCGAGGGTTCAAACATAATTGCTTTTCATGAATGTTCTATTACTGGTTATACTTTTGCCAGGAATCTTTCAAAAGAACAAATGCTTGATCTGGCAGAATTTATTCCTCATGGAGAAAGTGTTTTAAAGTTAATAGGAATAGCAGGAAAATATAATATTGCAATATTAGCAGGGCTTTTTGAAAAAGACGAAAATGATAATTTATTCAAAGCCTACGTTTGCGTAGATAAAAATGGATTAGTTGCAAAATATAGAAAACTACATCCTTTCATAAATCCATACCTGACACCAGGAAATAATTATTGTGTTTTTGAACTTGATGGATGGAAATGTGGAATTTTAATTTGTTATGACAACAACATTATTGAAAATGTAAGAGCAACAACTCTGTTGGGAGCGGATATTATTTTTATGCCTCACGTAACGATGTGCACGCCTTCAACCCGACCCGGGGCAGGTTTTGTAAATCCTAAACTTTGGACAAATCGTGAAGCTGATCCTACTTCATTACGATTGGAATTTGACGGCATGAAAGGACGAGATTGGTTGATGAAGTGGCTACCCTCAAGAGCCTACGACAATGCCGTTTATGTTATTTTTTCAAATCCAATAGGGATGGATGATGATCAATTAAAAAATGGTTGCTCTATGATCATTGATCCTTTTGGAGACATACTTGCAGAGTGCCGGACATTTGACGACAGTTTTGTAACAGCAACAATTACTCCTGAAAAACTTATTCAAGCTGGTGGACATAGATATATAAAAGCAAGACGACCTGAGTTGTATAGTGACATTATTGGGAAAGCTCATGAATCAGAGCAGAAAGTGGTATGGCTTCATACAGACGAAAAGAAATAA
- a CDS encoding carbonic anhydrase has protein sequence MKFSAIILFLNLFFSCTQKREEIQGNEQAPLDKLKAGNEKFVTGHPIHPHETLDRIRELKKGQTPFVVIVSCSDSRVPPELVFDQGFGDVFSIRTAGNIIGDYELGSIEYAIEHLHCKLIVVLGHENCGAIQAYASSGNEEHNGDHIQNLVNYIASEEEEKNVPDSLRSNIDILVKANIAHGVNFLRSSTPVLKPLVDKNEITIIGAYYDLDSGKVLFEK, from the coding sequence ATGAAATTTTCAGCAATAATATTATTCCTAAACTTATTTTTTTCTTGTACGCAAAAGCGGGAAGAAATTCAGGGGAATGAACAGGCACCACTTGACAAACTGAAAGCGGGAAATGAAAAGTTTGTAACTGGCCATCCAATACATCCTCATGAAACATTAGATAGGATCAGGGAGTTAAAAAAAGGGCAAACCCCTTTTGTCGTTATTGTTAGTTGCTCTGATTCACGGGTACCGCCGGAATTAGTATTTGACCAGGGATTTGGTGATGTTTTTTCAATACGAACAGCAGGGAACATAATTGGAGACTATGAATTAGGTAGTATTGAGTATGCAATTGAGCATCTTCATTGCAAATTAATAGTTGTATTGGGTCATGAAAACTGTGGCGCTATCCAGGCATATGCATCGTCTGGAAACGAAGAGCATAACGGTGACCATATTCAAAATTTAGTAAACTATATAGCTTCCGAAGAAGAGGAAAAAAATGTTCCGGATAGCCTAAGATCGAATATTGACATTTTAGTTAAAGCCAATATTGCACATGGGGTTAATTTTTTAAGATCGTCTACTCCTGTTTTAAAACCCCTTGTTGACAAGAACGAGATAACAATTATCGGAGCATATTACGACCTTGATAGTGGAAAGGTTTTATTTGAGAAATGA